A window of Tautonia plasticadhaerens contains these coding sequences:
- a CDS encoding sensor histidine kinase: MPRWPIRIKLILGLSLVVAMMMTLLAGAIVGLRAFHRSNLTLTDQLRELGASKDLLQAVMQLDLDDHELDQLFPASPPGLASPRPPRRLEGAPLRDWPERLRAALPAEDPEGAAPPAPADEELRRASGPFVTVIDADARRKEILDRLLSRIRAARQALARYYAELERNSLRGNRSDGREEFTLAFLIDEDLAGILQHFEPDEAVPPMTERTSIYVARHPEADLLNAGPWEPYALTRARLDRLTASAVSLPDKLHSDFFLVLEASKRHYQSSRVIVWTAALAVLAMLCGLTKLVHRWVFAPIRLLHRGVRHVARGSFDYTIDLATGDEMQALAEAFNDMIARLGASYADLERQVAERSRQLVRSERLAGVGFLAAGVAHEINNPLASIAFCAEALEHRLDPVLKAADPEGTGDARVARDYMRMVQEEAFRCKRITEKLLDFSRCNDIQRQRTDLVELIDGVVEMMRHMGKYRDKRIVFQPRESVVALVDPQEIKQVALNLVVNALDSMEAGGTLRIDARMAAGQAELSFRDDGCGMAPDVLENIFEPFFTRRKAGKGTGLGLSISHRIVSQHHGEIAATSPGEGLGSTFTVLLPSQPLPPRRDRGGPEPSRGRHPLCTSAAAVGGDDASTPPSIPVEG; encoded by the coding sequence ATGCCCCGATGGCCGATCCGGATCAAGCTGATCCTCGGCCTGAGCCTGGTCGTCGCCATGATGATGACGCTGCTGGCCGGCGCCATCGTCGGCCTGCGCGCCTTCCATCGGAGCAACCTGACGCTCACCGACCAGCTCCGAGAGCTGGGGGCCTCGAAGGACCTGCTCCAGGCGGTCATGCAGCTCGACCTCGACGACCACGAGCTGGACCAGCTCTTCCCCGCCTCCCCCCCCGGGCTGGCCTCGCCTCGCCCCCCGCGGAGGCTCGAGGGCGCTCCCCTGCGGGACTGGCCCGAGCGGCTCCGGGCCGCCCTGCCGGCCGAGGACCCGGAGGGCGCCGCCCCTCCCGCCCCGGCCGACGAGGAGCTCCGACGCGCCTCCGGGCCCTTCGTCACCGTGATCGACGCCGACGCCCGCCGCAAGGAGATCCTCGACCGGCTGCTCTCCCGGATCCGGGCCGCCCGGCAGGCCCTCGCCCGGTACTACGCCGAGCTGGAGCGCAACAGCCTCCGGGGCAACCGCTCCGACGGCCGGGAGGAGTTCACGCTCGCCTTCCTCATCGACGAGGACCTCGCCGGCATCCTCCAGCACTTCGAGCCCGACGAGGCCGTCCCGCCGATGACCGAGCGGACCTCGATCTACGTGGCCCGCCACCCCGAGGCCGACCTGCTCAACGCCGGGCCCTGGGAGCCCTACGCCCTGACCCGGGCCCGGCTCGACCGCCTCACCGCCTCGGCCGTCAGCCTGCCGGACAAGCTGCACAGCGACTTCTTCCTGGTGCTGGAGGCCTCGAAGCGGCACTACCAGTCCAGCCGGGTCATCGTCTGGACCGCCGCCCTGGCCGTCCTGGCGATGCTCTGCGGCCTGACGAAGCTGGTGCACCGCTGGGTCTTCGCCCCGATCCGCCTGCTGCACCGGGGGGTCCGGCACGTCGCCCGGGGGTCGTTCGACTACACGATCGACCTGGCCACCGGGGACGAGATGCAGGCCCTCGCCGAGGCCTTCAACGACATGATCGCCCGGCTCGGCGCCAGTTACGCCGACCTCGAGCGCCAGGTCGCCGAGCGGAGCCGCCAGCTCGTCCGCTCCGAGCGGCTGGCCGGCGTCGGCTTCCTCGCCGCGGGCGTCGCCCACGAGATCAACAATCCCCTGGCCTCGATCGCCTTCTGCGCCGAGGCCCTGGAGCACCGCCTCGACCCGGTCCTCAAGGCCGCCGACCCCGAGGGCACCGGCGACGCCCGGGTCGCCCGGGACTACATGAGGATGGTCCAGGAGGAGGCCTTCCGCTGCAAGCGGATCACCGAGAAGCTGCTGGACTTCTCCCGCTGCAACGACATCCAGCGCCAGCGGACGGACCTGGTCGAGCTGATCGACGGCGTCGTCGAGATGATGCGACACATGGGCAAGTACCGGGACAAGCGGATCGTCTTCCAGCCGAGGGAGTCGGTCGTGGCCCTGGTCGACCCCCAGGAGATCAAGCAGGTCGCCCTGAACCTGGTGGTCAACGCCCTGGACAGCATGGAGGCCGGCGGGACGCTCCGGATCGACGCCCGGATGGCCGCCGGGCAGGCCGAGCTGTCCTTCCGGGACGACGGCTGCGGCATGGCCCCCGACGTCCTGGAGAACATCTTCGAGCCGTTCTTCACCCGCCGCAAGGCGGGCAAGGGCACCGGCCTGGGGCTGTCGATCTCGCACCGGATCGTCAGCCAGCACCACGGCGAGATCGCCGCGACCAGCCCCGGCGAGGGCCTCGGGTCGACCTTCACCGTCCTGCTCCCCTCGCAGCCCCTCCCTCCCAGGAGGGACCGGGGCGGCCCCGAGCCGAGCCGGGGGCGGCACCCGCTTTGCACCTCCGCCGCGGCGG